From the Primulina tabacum isolate GXHZ01 chromosome 15, ASM2559414v2, whole genome shotgun sequence genome, one window contains:
- the LOC142525937 gene encoding uncharacterized protein LOC142525937, protein MDIDVAIKLLQGIVLFLEEFREDGYDKAMVEAKEMACEMGIEAVFREKHVIRKKKQFGESNNEEVIQSAVESFRINYFLLIIDQARSSMKARFEQFQKYEETFGFLFNLEMLQHGDDETLLRSCKNLENSLTHKGCSDINGDDLFSELTFLRCSLPREAKSAIDIVNYLKKMDECFPNAHIAFKIFLTVPVTVASAERSFSKLKLIKTFSDQPCHKKD, encoded by the coding sequence ATGGATATTGATGTTGCTATCAAACTTTTACAAGGAATTGTTTTATTTCTTGAAGAATTTAGAGAAGATGGTTACGATAAGGCCATGGTTGAAGCTAAAGAAATGGCATGTGAGATGGGCATTGAAGCTGTATTTCGAGAGAAACATGTTATTCGAAAAAAGAAACAATTTGGTGAAAGTAACAATGAAGAAGTGATACAGTCAGCTGTAGAATCTTTTCGAATTAACTACTTTCTCTTAATAATCGATCAAGCTCGTTCTTCTATGAAAGCTCGATTTGAAcagtttcaaaaatatgaagaaaCATTTGGTTTTTTGTTCAATTTAGAGATGTTACAACATGGAGACGATGAAACCTTGTTGAGGTCTTGCAAGAATCTTGAAAATTCTTTGACTCATAAGGGTTGTTCTGATATTAATGGAGATGATCTATTTTCGGAGTTGACATTCTTGAGGTGCTCATTACCAAGAGAAGCAAAATCGGCCATTGATATAGTGAATTACTTGAAGAAAATGGATGAGTGTTTCCCAAATGCTCATATTGCTTTTAAAATCTTTTTGACTGTCCCGGtcacagtagcaagtgcagAGCGAAGTTTCTCAAAGTTAAAACTCATCAAAACTTTCTCTGATCAACCATgtcacaagaaagattga